ACGGTATTGTGCGCGGCGGTCGAACGCTGCCGATGCCGCTCGTCGCTGACGCCGTAACAGGAGGTCCCGCTGTTCACGATGATCCGTCGATTACCGAAGGACAGCTCAAACCCGAGGGAGTCGGCATGCGCATGCCCAGGCAGGTAATCCGGCCCGATCTTCCCGACATCCAGCAAGGCCACCACCGGCCCCCGCGCCAGCCTGACATAGCCGCTGTCGCGCAACGCAACAACCGCCCCGCTGAGTTCATCAGAAATCTCACCCAACCCCAGTCGCCGAGCGTAGTCTTCCAGCGCATCCCGGTCCGGCGCGATGCCGAACGCCGCATCGTTGAAGAACGGAATCCCCCCGTCCGGATGACACATTACCCCCAGCCATCGCCGCATCGATTGCACTGCATCAATCCAGCCAGAAACTGCCCCTGCAGGATTCACCAGCAACCGTAGCCTGGATGTAGCCCTGCGAAATCCGGGATTCAAACCTGGCCCACAACTCAACGCCCCCCCGGATTCCGCGACCGCTGCATCCGAGCTACTCTGACGCTCTCCAACCAGCCCATAAACCCCCGCCAGATTCACCAGACCCAGAAAATCCTCCAGAATAATGCCGTGATACATCGGACTCAGTTCGAAGTGCCCACCGTCCCCCAATACCTGCTCAGGCACCTGTTCCCCGAGTATCCGCAACCCCTTGCCCAGCCAGGCCTCCGCCTCCTCCCCCTCGAAAAACATCCCGGCAAACACCAGCGCCTTCGCATTGGCGAACAGATGATTTCCCAGCAGATGCCACTCCAGCCGCTTCGCCAGATAACGCACCTGCACGGCAAGACTGTGGATCGCATCTCCGTCCAGTGCATTCCCGGACAGGTGCCATATGATCCAGTTGACGATCCGCAAGGATAGTGGATAGGGCTCCCACCCGTTCCCGCCGGCCGGAGGATTCTCATCGATCCAGCGCCCGATCATTGCGGACTGCGCCTGGCCCGGTGCTCCGTCCATCGTGCCGGGCCGGAGGCAATCGAAGTAATGCAGGTTGTACAGCCAAAGCTTCTCCCGCGCCGGATCGTTCCAGCCCTCCGGACCACTCAACTCGCCTTCGACGTTCAGGAACCTGAATCGACGGCAGTCGCCCGTAATCCGCTCGCGGGCCGGACCGGCTATCCAGGACTTGAGCGGCGGGCGGAGCGCCGGGGCGGGCCGGGTGTCGGGACGAGGACGGCTGGCACGTAACCAGACCCGGCCGAATATCTGGACCGGGCTGAGATAGCGAACGGTATTAAAAAGCAGGCGGGCACGTGAGAGAGGCGTTACACGAGAATCCAACGTATTTCAATTTAGTTCAAAATGATGTTGTGAATACGCGGCCACTGGAAGAATTATAAGCCCGGCCCTTCTTCTACCTCCCGATTCTCGAACGGACCCAGAACTAAAACTCATTCCCGGTCAGACGACTGAGCAGATCCTCTTTTCGTCAACCATTTCCTGAACGACTCTTGGGTTTCCCCGGAAGGCTTTCCCGCGAGAAGCCCCTCGACGCTGATGTCCTCATCGAGGCTTTCCCAGTGAATTCCCTGACCACGACCAATGATGCGCCAGCCATTTCGCTCCTCGGGTGTGCCATGGACAAGACGTGGATACCACTCAATCGGCACGGATATGGTACGGCCATCACTCAACTCTACCGTCAAGGTATCTTCCGTCACCATTACGTTAACAGCATCAGAAGTGTTGAACTCAACTGCCAAAGTAGTCACTCCAGGCATCCAGAAGCTGCGCTCGATGATCTTCAATAATTGTATGAATCTGCCTCACCTCTTTTCTGCCGAATCCACCGCCTCGTTGCAGCCTGACTGGATCTAGTCGGTAGGTACGGAACCAGACCCGGCCGAATATCTGGACCGGGATGAGATAGCGAACGGTGTCGAAAAACAGGCGGGCGCGGGTGAGCGGATTCAACCAAA
The Gammaproteobacteria bacterium DNA segment above includes these coding regions:
- a CDS encoding DUF4160 domain-containing protein, translating into MNPLTRARLFFDTVRYLIPVQIFGRVWFRTYRLDPVRLQRGGGFGRKEVRQIHTIIEDHRAQLLDAWSDYFGS
- a CDS encoding DUF2442 domain-containing protein, producing MPGVTTLAVEFNTSDAVNVMVTEDTLTVELSDGRTISVPIEWYPRLVHGTPEERNGWRIIGRGQGIHWESLDEDISVEGLLAGKPSGETQESFRKWLTKRGSAQSSDRE
- a CDS encoding heparinase II/III family protein, whose product is MDSRVTPLSRARLLFNTVRYLSPVQIFGRVWLRASRPRPDTRPAPALRPPLKSWIAGPARERITGDCRRFRFLNVEGELSGPEGWNDPAREKLWLYNLHYFDCLRPGTMDGAPGQAQSAMIGRWIDENPPAGGNGWEPYPLSLRIVNWIIWHLSGNALDGDAIHSLAVQVRYLAKRLEWHLLGNHLFANAKALVFAGMFFEGEEAEAWLGKGLRILGEQVPEQVLGDGGHFELSPMYHGIILEDFLGLVNLAGVYGLVGERQSSSDAAVAESGGALSCGPGLNPGFRRATSRLRLLVNPAGAVSGWIDAVQSMRRWLGVMCHPDGGIPFFNDAAFGIAPDRDALEDYARRLGLGEISDELSGAVVALRDSGYVRLARGPVVALLDVGKIGPDYLPGHAHADSLGFELSFGNRRIIVNSGTSCYGVSDERHRQRSTAAHNTV